From Eleftheria terrae, the proteins below share one genomic window:
- a CDS encoding ABC transporter permease subunit — MPVAVSPAKPRSRPGRGRLAVIGLPYGWLLVFFLLPFLILVKISLSEMDTVVIKDLITWADGRLQLTVTGANFGYIAQDPLYLETYLASLKYAGITTACCLLLGYPFAYFMARARSTVQPALLMLVMLPFWTSFLLRVYAWKGLLGEHGWVTQALAALGINSLLARAGLVPDAAQLMNTPFSLLVGMVYTYLPFMILPLYAHLSKMDMRLLEAALDLGATPWVAFWRITVPLSKAGIIAGSMLVFIPCVGEFVIPELLGGPQTLMIGRVLWDEFFSNNDWPMASGLAVVMILLIIVPLALFHRYQAQSREAGQ; from the coding sequence GGTGTTCTTCCTGCTGCCCTTCCTGATCCTGGTGAAGATCAGCCTGTCCGAGATGGACACCGTGGTGATCAAGGACCTGATCACCTGGGCCGACGGGCGGCTGCAGCTGACCGTCACGGGGGCCAACTTCGGCTACATCGCGCAGGACCCGCTCTACCTCGAGACCTACCTGGCCAGCCTCAAGTACGCCGGCATCACCACCGCCTGCTGCCTGCTGCTGGGCTACCCGTTCGCCTACTTCATGGCCCGGGCGCGCAGCACGGTGCAGCCCGCCCTGCTGATGCTGGTGATGCTGCCGTTCTGGACTTCTTTCCTGCTGCGGGTGTATGCCTGGAAGGGGCTGCTGGGCGAGCACGGCTGGGTCACCCAGGCCCTGGCAGCGCTTGGCATCAACAGCCTGCTGGCCCGCGCCGGCCTGGTGCCCGACGCCGCTCAGCTGATGAACACGCCCTTCTCCCTGCTGGTGGGCATGGTCTACACCTACCTGCCCTTCATGATCCTGCCGCTCTATGCGCACCTGTCGAAGATGGACATGCGCCTGCTGGAGGCGGCCCTGGACCTGGGAGCCACACCGTGGGTGGCCTTCTGGCGCATCACGGTGCCGCTGTCCAAGGCCGGCATCATCGCCGGCTCGATGCTGGTGTTCATCCCCTGCGTCGGCGAATTCGTCATTCCCGAGCTGCTGGGCGGGCCGCAGACGCTGATGATCGGCCGCGTGCTGTGGGACGAGTTCTTCAGCAACAACGACTGGCCGATGGCCTCCGGCCTGGCGGTGGTGATGATCCTGCTCATCATCGTTCCGCTGGCCCTGTTCCACCGCTACCAGGCACAGTCCCGGGAGGCCGGCCAATGA